From a single Apostichopus japonicus isolate 1M-3 chromosome 12, ASM3797524v1, whole genome shotgun sequence genomic region:
- the LOC139977255 gene encoding uncharacterized protein isoform X3: MQMCESHGAGRTGCHLWEWKYSYDCLCKSNFKPQVATKAVTSNEESHGDEDHVPVCKLHNTSKGQQAVTTNEESDGDEDHIPVCNRRNTSKGQKVRKYTIWKKSHEKKIHHRNLKDDARSKKDNDFLKTQGEDVPYNWFIGKCQKLAEKRMLSMLAD; the protein is encoded by the exons GGTTGTCATCTCTGGGAGTGGAAATATTCCTATGATTGTCTTTGCAAATCTAACTTCAAGCCTCAGGTGGCAACTAAAG CTGTAACAAGTAATGAGGAGAGTCATGGAGATGAAGATCATGTCCCTGTTTGCAAACTTCACAACACTTCAAAGGGTCAACAAG CTGTAACAACTAATGAGGAGAGTGATGGAGATGAAGATCATATCCCTGTTTGCAACCGTCGCAACACTTCAAAGGGTCAAAAAG TAAGGAAGTATACCATATGGAAAAAGAGCCACGAGAAGAAAATACATCACAGGAACCTCAAAGACGATGCAAG ATCAAAAAAAGATAATGACTTCCTAAAGACACAGGGCGAAGATGTCCCATACAACTGGTTTATTGGCAAATGCCAGAAGCTGGCAGAGAAAAGAATGTTAAGTATGTTGGCAGATTAA